In Miscanthus floridulus cultivar M001 chromosome 8, ASM1932011v1, whole genome shotgun sequence, the sequence CGAGCGTGCTTAGCGCTAAGCCTGGGCGTTTGGGTTACctgattttttcgggtcgggtaattcgggtaattcaaaattcgggtaatgaaaattgctacccgatattacccccgaaaaaacactacccgcaaattcgggtacccgataattcgggttcgggttcgggtattatccgatatacccaaatttatagaaaacaaccgactacactaaatttcagtagcgatctatacataatttcagcagcaatttgtatagaatttcaatagcaatttgtagagaataatatattacagtcactcattcaaatagagagaattatattctaataaagtgataagttaaatggttcagctaacaacacatgataaatacaaagacaaaaacaaatctttgggtagttcgggtagtttgggtaccgggggatattacccgaattacccaaactaatttcgggtaatcaaaatcgctatccgaatttgggatcgggtacctcgggttcaggtaattcgggtccgggttcaggtaattcgggtacgggtaatgggtatcgggtattttgcccaggcttacttAGCGCCGCCGACTTTGTTTTGGtctcactgaccggtggggtcaactgaccagtgggtcccgtgtgtcagcgactccatgttttaaatccagttcattttgaatgcagatttcacatgtttttgtaatttttgtatctttagtttgctggctccaaaaattgtgaaataaatttggtagtgctccttaggaagtttagtatttagggaaaatatgttcttgacatttacagtagtaatttttggagatttaaatagagatttgaaatgtgcttttgaatgcattcaaatttgtttattttatatctcgagttcctgtgctccaaaatttatgaaatttttgtggtaagctagtattaccatatatgagctctggtaaaaatttgaggaccagtgcatgtgtagatctatagttatagatttttcttttatgaatagttaatcattgtgtaaatttttataaattatttatgaatccaaaattcatgaaaatttttggaggtaatcctagtagaaCATGGATGCTaacaaaaataggaaatctgttgcttgacactttttaatagggttttccatttatgctatttcaagccttgctgccttgtcatttttgcataggatgttctacttggtaaaatgacatgaaatttttatagtagtcctttgatagcattagtaaggcactgtaaatttttgagaatttatgaagcaaatctggtatatgtttattatttaacctaaatatcgaAATAAactaataaaggcatttaaataaatagtttgggcttcaccattatactatctaaaatgtatttggtatgcttacactgttggtagattttatgttgtcaaatttggaatgattacatgaagtagaagtagtgttactttatattgcatgttgaatagttttcggacagattctggagttggaTGAATTGTATGTTGAAAATGATGGGTActataaaaatagttaataacaaagttgtagagaatttgataagctttccagaaagtccaggatcactgaatgtggattagtagaactctagttatgagtaaagcaagtagctactattttgtggcataatcgatgcgttgtggaaatagttaattaaataatcgagaagagatatgcacctactcaataaacatgatgcacttgttaacatatatgcttcgtaatacttatgccatactcatgcatctaggatcggaggaagagatcacattgctggaattcgaagaagcagaggaagggaatcagcaggaggatctgCAAGCCgaagctcccgaaggcgtggagcagaaccctaaagagcttccggagtgtcctaaccaccaccctacttcctttctgcgaggcaagccctggagcattctaagtctcctagtaatttacaaatgtttacttacatacttatgattgatgcattaggttataagagttgaatggaaccacttgatgcatggaaatttcttgtctagatattaacccctttaaccggtataggtctaggatcgaatatatgcttagccatacttagaccggtagaagttgggtgatgtcctgtcacctgcgagatctaggtggataccgaagcacggttgactatatctgctatcgtggaacagaaccataggGTAAGAGTAAATCGAGACTGGAcgagaagtcgatagagaagcaacaagacatggaggtcttgggtgtggatttatccccgtctgtgtcgattaaggaccataccattgttggtgcttctgacaagattgaacgcatgcctctcacttagctggccggataactcgttctgatcgcgaagccgagtaattcaactcaggccgggaaccgttctgttgtgcgctccttctggggaacgatcagactgagcccaagggcaggcttggcctaagcatcctagcatctggtgttctagattatgCGGTgtggtatggacccgcgaaatgtgtacctgagttgtaccaaaggtgacctaaggctatcgtggctggtagacctgggtttgtgttaggaaaaaattcccagctggttgaaatcaattcgaattgccgtctctcccagatagtgagaaacttggctagtcccaacatcgtagcaactgtgttatgaaacatgatggttcggatgaatatggaattacaatacctgctatggttactattgtatgcttctaaatgatataccacatgtttggcataggatagttgtttatctagaaatggatagttataattaacttgataaaggatcataattgtacaatgggtcaattgccttttacgcaaaatgttgtcaagttacgtccacttatacagccttgcataatccttggagtcatttatttctggttcatgacgggtaagtctagctgagtaccttctcgtactcagggattattttcccattgttgcagatggcactgtgtatcatggttattgcaagagttgcttctatcccactatggatgaggagtaagccttgggcaggcttctttagtaattcctatccttgcttttgtggaccgtgatccgacttggcattgtattaaactatgttggaaactttctttttgaacttaattgcttccattttatttatcaaactcggtttgtaataacttttattcgtactctgatgatgaaatgtatctgtgaactttatgtaatatgtggcatgtatgttgaatcctgtacaatcttggttgttgtaaattgtttatcgagacccgttgtggtactcgacggactacggggtttatatgggttcaagtatgacagtgcgaccacttgcgggctgccattgtacttgtactcttataaattggtcggttctgcaacaGCTGAGGTGAGCATGAATCTATAGGTGGAGAGTGACAAGCTTGGTATCCTAAGCGCCACCCTTGgagtggtctatgatgaccttcaaatggtgcggtcagaggggacTAGCTCGCTCACGGCTCGTGCCATTGAGATCACAGCTCAGGTGTGTCAGCTCGAGAGGAATATTTTTTGCGCTAGGGTCAAttagtccttcatgattgctcgttctcattatggagACAGCATCGACCTAGAGACAATGAGCCACAACTATGTGCCCGACTATTAAGTCCATGAGTTGGAGGAGTTGGAGACGGCGAtggctcccctttcataggaccTAGCAGACATGATAGAAAACATAGTTCTCCCCTGGATGGGCTAGTAAGCTAGATAGGTCAGGCAATCATTCTTGTAACAAGTGGACAAGTGCCGACCGTTGTGTATCATCAAACAAACTTGTTATTTCATTTGATCAAATATGTTCTTTTGTTTCAATGTGAATGGatctgtttttcctccctttttatgtgtgaaaaggggttaatgcgttctgacccctccatttgttaagaccgtagagtacgaggtgtaggagggaaactctaatTACACTGGTAAGCAAgaatgccatagccgctagggcgtaggtttcttgcagttcgaCCAGCCTTACTTAGTCGttcatttccgcaaaccttgccactaggtttaacgtgaggaaggggtcgggcacggtgactatttcagaaaaggtgtatatatacccttaccagcccccaagtgagacccaaccccttgccgttgctagggtcggatgtcactaaagatcaaggagaggatagcgaaactagtaggagaaagcgtctcttgttttagaaatgttaCTATTAGTTTTTGCACGTACCCCttccctaggatctaagccatcgTTCTGTGACCGCACATTCAGTCTCCTTGCGAATTCAACTTTCTTCAAGCCCCCACACGTAGTGGGGGTctagtcgagggtcggctcatctttgtgatcatcgccCTGTCCGTGGTTtttgcaactagaggggttgagctattGTCACTTGCCTCAGTGACTCGAGTGAAATgatcggtgagctcactaatgggcatgtccaagtggaatctgggtccgccgttcatgatggggttggcatagccctcatgtggcattccactgctcatTAACCCACCTCCCAGCAAATGCATAAGTCATTCTAGAGACCAACTTAGGTGGTccactagcctcccctcgatggagattctgtgagctcgactcgaggttaggatcgaatgagaaggttgagatgactctGTATGCTTTTGagtgggtcgggcaaaggccgctggggctcatctatgttttctcccctggctcttgtttgatgcgagacggcctcgagcccttcgtgggctagccttcaaacctcggtcagtTGGATTCCTGAGTTAGGGTCAGGCGGCTCGAGTCATCGAGCCTCATTGGGCTTGGCAGGGGTCAACTGAATTTCATGTGtgaccccgtccatggtttccacaaccagatgggttaagctaacgacacttgcctcgatggctcgagtgtcgcgctcagcgagctcgctaacgggtatattcgagtggaatctgggtccattgtTCACTGatagggtcgacatagccctcatgaggctactccttaacctacctcctagcagatgcccatgtcactccagagagcgactcaggtggcccgttggcctcccctcgatggggattcaggggctcggctcgaggttaggatcgaatgagaaaggtcaagatgtccctgttcATTTCTGAGTGGGGTCAAGCaaggccgttggggctcatctatgtttttctccacTGGCTCTGGTTGACGcgaggcagcctcaagcccttcgtaggCCAGTATCAAACCTTGGACGATcgctgctcatgtcgaatgagacgactaccgcttcatgacaagacatgaagcgttgtgatgcagctattgcatatgcaatgcttggatgtttgggatgaatgtatggatgaatgtatgaatgaatgtatgaatgaatgtatgaatgcatgcatgagtatagatgaatgaatgatcatgtactAGAAAAGTGGAAacagggttggtaaagttacctcgacggctcgagtgacaggttcggggagctcttaccagatatatCCATGTGGGGTCTGGATCCGTCATTCGTGACGGAGTTGGtgtaacctgcatggggcatcccaatGCTCCCTAACCATCTCTTGGCCATGGCCCAAGCCATCTGATCAACTTTGGGCAACCTACTGGCCTCTTCTCaatagagattccataggtgggcccctccaaatccttcctaggaaggcagaggctaaagcttgggatgcggggacaaaaactctgatcacgctggagAGCAAAGacgtcatagccgctggggcataggtttcttatggtttgaccagttttactcagtgtttgtttctacACTCCTTGCCTCTAATTTTTAGCGtgagaaaggggtcgggcatagagaatgtctaccaaatagacactcttgccagcccccgagtgaggcccgaccccttgacattgctggggtcaggggcTCGGTAGTAAaattaataagagaaaacatatgtaaattaagggtgacccatccCTCGGCAGCGGCCTAAATtgtccgatcgacttgggcgacCCGCTGGCACAAGACTTATGTCAATGGtacgagtgacgggttcggggagctcttaccagatatgttcgagtggaatccgggtccatcgttcatgatggagttagCATAACCcatatggggcatcctactgctccttatcGATCTCTCGACGGCGGCCAAGCTATCCAATTGACTTGTGTGAcctgtggagatagaggatgagatcacccccaagaatttagttaggcagatgaaCCATGCAACGAACTTGTAACAAGTGAACAAGCTCTTagatttcgttatggccaaacatctttttagcccttctccccttttatataaaaaggttagtgaattctgaccctttccatcgtTAAGGCCATAAAGCTCAAGATGCGGGTGAACAAattttgatcacgctggtgagcaaaggcaccatagccaccagggcataggtttctcgtagtccgactagttttactcagagtttgtttctgcaaccctagcttctaggtttcaacgtgagagagggtcaTGCATAGAGAACGTTTCCTAGGTGGACATACTCTTAGACACACGCTGACTCTTTCCGTAGCCAAGGCCAAAATGCCTGGGGTGcgaaaaaaactctaatcacgctggtgagcaaaggctcTGTAGCTGCTGGGGCATTGGTTTCTCGCAGtctaaccagttttactcagggtttgtttctgtagaccttgcttctaggtcttaacatgagaaagggttgggTGTAGAGAAAGTCTACTAGATAGGTACACTCATATTAGCCCCTAGGTGAGActtgaccccttgccattgtcgGGGTCGGGTGTCACAAAAGATCGAGGAGTTTATTAAGGgtgcgaaaccgataagagaaagggtgggtttattaagggtaaaagcgacatagttgcTCGATGCTCCAGGctttgatgaagacttcaccattgatggtcttgagcttataggcgCCTGATCAGAGCACCtccgcgatgatgtacggtccctcccatggtggataTAGCttatggcggttcttgttgctctagacaagaTAGAGCACTAGGTCCTTgacattgaaggcccgaccccgcactcgaCGGCTATGGTACCGGTGCAACGATTGccggtacttggccgagtggaggagggcgaCATCGCGCACTTCATCCatctggtccatggcatcttcaagggatgcctcagctccctgttcatcgtatgccctAACCCTTAGCGCTCCATAGTAGAGGTCAGTCGGGACGATAGCCTCGGAACCgttgaccatgaagaaaggtgtgtagccggtggcctagctGGGCGTTGTCCTCAGACTCTAGAGCATCGTGGGAAGCTTTGCGACCCATTgtctaccaaacttgttcaactagttgaagattctagatttgaggccttgtaggaccatgtcatttGTGCACTCGACTTGCCCGTTCATGTGGGGGTGTGCTATGGCGGCCCAATTGATGTGGATGttgtattcatcgtagaattggaGTAACTTCTTTTTGGTGAACTGCATGCTATTGTCCATGATGATagagtttgggaccccaaagcgatggacgatgttgaggaagaacagcacggcttgcttagatttgatcgcggagatcggttGAGCCTATATCCACTTTGTAAATGTGtccacggtgacaagcaagtgtgtatagcccccgggcgcccttttgagaggtccgaccaaatcaagcccctagaccatgaatggccacatgatagggatcgtctggagtgcttgggccagcaggtgggtccgtcgagcatagtattggcacccttcataggtgcgcacaatctgttcggTGTCGACTACTGTGGTTGGCCAACAGAAGCCTTGTtagaatgcatttccaaccaggGTTCTATGCATGGCATGGTGATCGTAGACCCCACCATAGATATCACTTAGCAACcacttcccctgttcgatggggatgtagcgttgtaggatcccagtgtggcttcgcttgtagagtttgccctcaataaggacaaaagaCTTGGCGCGATGcgtgagccaccgagcctccaATTTGTCCATTAGTAGCGCCTCAcaaaggaggtagtcgaggtaaggtgtcctccagtcgaccagagggtcaggctctgttgtTGGATCCTCAtggagctccatgacctcagggtcaaaTGGAGTTGACGGCTGGTTAGCCCCCAAGCCCGGGGTAGGCGGCCCATCACCAGTTTGTTCCATCTCCTCATAGCAAACTGAGGGCTTGTGCTGATCACTAGTGAACACGCCTATTGGCACCGGCTCTTGATCAAACGCTGCTTTCGCCAGTGCATCGGTCGCCTTGTTGAGAcaccttaggatgtgattgagcttgaggccgtcgaacttgtcctctagctggcggacttcttgacagtatgtagccatcttggcattggggcagcttgactccttcatgacttggtcgatgaccagttgGGAGTCGCCCTAGACGTTGAGGCatcagatacccaactcgatggcgatgtgtaggccgttgatgagtgcctcatattcgaccacattgttggaggagggaaaatggatgtgaaccatgtacctcatgcataccccaaggggcaaaacaaagaccagccccatgccggcaaatttcttcatcagcaatccatcgaagtacatcgtccaatactcctggtcaacgactgctggtggcatttggacctcagtccactctgcaatgaaattagccagcacttgggacttgatggccattcgggaggcatacgaaatgccttgacccatcagctcgagtgcccactttgtgattcttcctgtggcatcctagttttggatgacctcaccaagggggaagGATGACACGACCATCACTggatgtgacttgaagtagtggcacagcttcctcttggtgatgaggatggcgtataagagcttctagatttgggggtagcaggtCTTTGAATTGGacaggacctcgctgatgaagtacaagGGAAGCTGCACTTTGAAGATgcgtccctcttcttctcactctaGTACTAGGGTGGTGCTGACCACTTATGTgttggccacaatgtagagcagaagtggttctcCGTCGATTAGAGGAACCAGGATCagggccttcgtcagaagctgcttgactaTGTCAAGCACCTCCTAGGCCTCAGGCATCCATTCGAAATGGTCGACCTTCTACAgaagccaatagagggggagaccttatTCACCGAgacatgagatgaagcggctaagCATGGAGAGGCACCCTATAATTTGTTgtacccctttatgttctgaattgggcccatccttgtgatggccaagatcttctccgggttggctttgatgccatgctcggagatgatgcaacccagcagcataccccttaggACCCTAAAAACgtacttctcaggattgagcttaATGCTGTTTGCTCGGAGTTTCGCGAAGGTCTGCTCAAagtcggctatgacctggtcagcccgtttggacttgaccacgatgtcgtctatgtaggcctcaacggtccgcccgatgaggtccctaaaacacttaagcatacaatgctggtacgtagccccaacATTTTTCAGACTAAatgacattgtgacatagcagaacgatccgaatggggtgatgaaagatgtcacgagctggttggactctttcatcacgatctgatggtacctggagtatgcatcaaggaagcaaagggtttcgcaccctgaggtcgagtcgactacttggtatATGCATGGCAatggaaacagatcctttggacatgctttgttgagacctgtgtagtcaacacacattcttcatttccTACTTTTCTTTCATATAAGAATGGGATTgcctaaccactcagggtggtatacttccttgatgaacctggccaccaaaagcttcgcaatctcctcgccgatggccctatgcttcccCTTGTCAAAGCGACGCAAGCGCTGCTTCATCGGTTTAgagcctagcctaatcttcaaggtgtgcttggtgacttctctcagaatacctagcatgtccaagggttttcatgcaaagatgtctctgttggcgtggaggaagtcgacgagtgtgctttcctatttagaggaaagcacggtgccaatgtgcaccactttgcccttggagccattgggctctatgaggacctccttggcgccctctataggctcaaaagatcTAGCCAACTGCTTGGGGTTAGGTGCTTCTTGGgagacctccttcctgatggccgtGAGCTCTTTGGAGGTGATAATTGCTATGGCGTgttcgtagcactcgacctcacacttgtagccgcgctggaaggaggtgccgatggtgatgaccccacctacgctcggcatctttagctttaggtaggtgtagttggggatggccatgaactttgtgtagcatgaacgtcccaagatggtgtggtagcttccatggaacccaaccacctcgaaggtgatggtctccatcctataattagaTGGATCCCCGAAGCTGATGGGTAGATCaatttgcccaagtggcatggcctgctttctaggaaTGATGCTGTGTAAAGGCCCTCCGATCGGCCGGACAcgcgctcggtcgatgcccatggcgtcgagcatttcggcatacatgatgttgagaccattgcctccatccatcagtaccttggtgagacgCTTCATGCCAATGATTGGGTCCACCATGAGCGGATATCGTCTTGGCTGTGGGACACATTCTGGGTGCTTGatccaatcaaaggttatggtggactccgaccatcaTAGGAAGGTGGGCGCGGCTGGCTTGGTAGTGTAGACTTTGCAGGGTGCAAGCTTCTATTGGTGCTTAGAGTCGTAGGCTGCCGaccctctaaaaatcatgaggcagccatccagcattaGAAAGCCACCGTCCCTCTCCTCGGCATTGTCTATGTATGGGTTGGGGTcccccctatgctcccccttgttggagcctccgaacaagaaccacttcatgaggccgtagtccttgtatagatgcttgacggggaaggcatggttgggggtaccctccgtgggcttccaacCCCTATTGTGGCCAGCGGTGGCCatgattcttcttcttgctgggatggttggaggcgccctcACCAACGTCCTTGTCCCGCTTTGCCTAGCCTTTGAGGCAGTCGAAGATCActctgactgcctcctcacccgaggcatggctggtggcgatgtcgaggatctccttggtggttcatgggcccttatgtcctagcttatggactagggactcataggtggtcccagataggaaatcTCCTATGACATCGGTGTCGGCGACgttaggcagctcattgcactatcgggagaagcgtcggatgtacccactAAAGGTTTCCTTGGCCTTTTATCAGTAGTTttttagatcccatgggttcctagaatgcttgtatgtgccctggaagttctccacgaagatctcttttaggtccacccaactgtGTATTCtgttgggtggaaggtgttctaaccatgttcgtgccgaatcgactaggaacaatggaaggttgcagataatgaaatcatcattatgtgctccaccagcttggcaggcaagccaataatcctcgagccatagttcggggttcatttccctagagtatttcaggatgttggttggtggtcggtaccatggtgggaaggcggcgttgaggatgtgtcggccgaaggc encodes:
- the LOC136468859 gene encoding uncharacterized protein, whose protein sequence is MATYCQEVRQLEDKFDGLKLNHILRCLNKATDALAKAAFDQEPVPIGVFTSDQHKPSVCYEEMEQTGDGPPTPGLGANQPSTPFDPEVMELHEDPTTEPDPLVDWRTPYLDYLLCEALLMDKLEARWLTHRAKSFVLIEGKLYKRSHTGILQRYIPIEQGKWLLSDIYGGVYDHHAMHRTLVGNAF